A portion of the Scylla paramamosain isolate STU-SP2022 chromosome 2, ASM3559412v1, whole genome shotgun sequence genome contains these proteins:
- the LOC135106532 gene encoding ionotropic receptor 93a-like translates to MGEGGWWWQRVVLGVWMLMTMVLTRSYEGNLMSLLAVRHLPQPYQTLRDVVDDPSVVMVWHKEGAPIQSVMDATSGIFHEVKSSEEQGRLMALPVIKYRSILDEVIRQKIVIIDYERITRAARGEHFSRTGLCDFYTGEENIQAHSVAMISQKDSPLIPPLNTRIISMIEAGLYNYWNNEGIPNYSACERVPTKITISSSLSLRQCWVSILL, encoded by the exons ATGGGTGAgggcgggtggtggtggcaacGCGTGGTGCTGGGCGTGTGGATGCTGATGACCATGGTGCTGACGCGCAGCTACGAGGGCAACCTTATGTCACTGCTGGCCGTGAGACACCTGCCCCAGCCCTACCAGACCCTCAGGGACGTGGTGGACGACCCCTCCGTGGTTATGGTCTGGCACAAGGAAGGAGCACCCATTCAATCGGTTATG GACGCTACGTCTGGGATCTTCCACGAGGTGAAGTCGAGTGAAGAGCAAGGGCGTCTGATGGCGTTGCCGGTAATCAAATATCGCTCCATCCTGGACGAGGTTATAAGGCAGAAGATAGTGATCATAGATTATGAGAGGATAACGAGAGCTGCCAGAGGAGAACATTTTTCTCGTACAG GTCTGTGTGACTTCTACACAGGAGAAGAGAATATCCAGGCCCATTCCGTTGCCATGATCAGCCAGAAAGACAGTCCCCTCATTCCACCTCTCAATACACG GATAATATCTATGATTGAGGCAGGACTTTATAACTACTGGAACAATGAAGGAATCCCGAACTACAGTGCCTGTGAACGAGTGCCGACCAAGATTACCATCAGTTCGTCACTGTCCCTCAGGCAGTGCTGGGTAAGCATCTTACTGTGA
- the LOC135106539 gene encoding uncharacterized protein LOC135106539 — translation MVVRDVLLASSESDSCLVIIAENSLLSEMETFIGASRSVAVFESVTNGSRLSEIVTRARQVRVASWMVVVVVVSDDPVFLAAFAQQAREGRLLVWATRLIVVSRRSPHGLQPLHQTLAFTNSLLLLVDGTMGMSRCVAASLWKLCCT, via the exons ATGGTGGTGAGAGACGTTCTGCTGGCGTCATCAGAAAGCGACTCGTGTCTCGTCATTATTGCAGAAAACAGTTTGTTG TCTGAAATGGAAACATTCATTGGGGCCTCGAGGAGCGTGGCGGTGTTTGAATCAGTCACAAATGGGTCCCGGCTCTCCGAGATAGTCACTCGTGCCCGCCAG GTGCGGGTGGCGTCGtggatggtcgtggtggtggtggtgagtgacgaCCCAGTCTTCCTGGCCGCCTTCGCCCAACAGGCCCGTGAGGGTCGCCTGCTGGTGTGGGCCACGAGGCTCATTGTGGTGAGCCGACGTTCGCCGCACGGCCTCCAGCCGCTCCACCAGACTCTCGCCTTTACCAACTCCCTTCTGCTGCTGGTGGATGGCACGATGGGGATGAGCAGGTGTGTGGCTGCGTCTTTGTGGAAGTTGTGCTGTACTTAG